From the genome of Desulfovibrio aminophilus:
GGCGAGGAACTGCTCTACCACGCGGCCTGCCACGCGGAGTGGACCGGCGTGTCCAAGGTCAAGGCCGCCGAGGCCTACCGCCAAGCCCTGGCCGGGATGCTCGACACGCGGGTGGCGCTCTCTCCCGGCTGCTGCGGCGAGTCCGGCCTGGGCGCGCTGACCAGCCCGGAGATCTACAACCGGCTGCGCGAACGCAAGAAGGAGCAGTTGGACAAGGACCTGGAGGGCGCGGACAGGAAGCGCCCCATCCTGGTGGGCTGCCCCTCGTGCAAGATCGGCATCCGCCGCTCGCTCATCCAGATGAAGCGCCACAACCCGGTGCTGCACGCCACGGAGTACCTGGCCCAGGCCGTGGGCGGGCCCAAGTGGCGGCGCGCGCTCAGGAAGATGCTGGACGGCGCGGAGCGCCGGGGCAAGACCCTCATCGTGGAGTAGCCGTGCGCGTGCTGGCCGTGGATTTCGGGCTCAAGCGCGTGGGCCTCGCGGTGTGCGACCCCCAGGGCATCCTGGCCTCGCCCCTGCCCGCCATCCTCCGCGCCGGACGCGACCAGTTCTTCGCCGACCTGCTGGCCGTGATCGAGGCCCAGGGCGTCCAGGCCGTGATCGTGGGCCTGCCCCTGGCCCTGGACGGCTCCGAAACCCTGACCACGCGCCAGGCCCGCAACTTCGCGGAAAGCCTGCGTCGCCGCCTGACCATCCCCCTGCATCTCGAGGACGAACGCCTGACCTCGGCGGCCGCCGAGGAGGAGCTGAAGGAGGCCGGCCTGTGCGCCCGGAAACGGAAAGAACACCTGGACAGCCAGGCGGCGGTCCAGATCCTGCGGTCATGGCTGGACCGGGCAGGCTGACCACCCCGCCCCGGGTCCTCGTCCCGCTCTGCACGGCCCTGGCCGGGGTCTTCATCCTGGCCTGGGCGCTCTGGTTCGCGCGTTCCTTCATGGAGCCCGCCGCGCCTCTTCTTCCGTCCGGCCAGGAAGTGGTTTTCCGGGTCAATCCCGGCTCCCCGCTCAGGACCGTGGCTCGCGACCTCGCGGAGCAGGGCCTGCTGCGCAGCGCCCGGAGCTTCGAGTCCCTGGCCCGCGACGCGGGCAAGGCCCAGTCCATCCGCGCCGGGGAATACCTGCTCGTCTCGGGCTGGAGCGCGGAGCGCATCCTCAAGGAACTCACCGGCTCCCCGGGCATCCTCCTGCGCGTGCAGGTGCGCGAGGGCCTGTCCTGGCGGGAGACGGCCGAGGCCGTGGCCGAGGCCGGCGCGGCCTCCCTGGAAGAATTCCGCAAGACCGCCTTCGACCCCGAACTGTTGGCGAAAAACGAGATCCCCTCGGACTCGCCCGAGGGCTACCTCTTCCCCGAGACCTACCTCGTGTCCAAGGTCTCCGGCGACAACGGCCGCGTGCTGGCCGAGGCCATGTTCAAGGAGTTCCGCAAGAACGCGCGCAAGGTCTGGCCGAACGGCCTGCCCGCGCCGGAAGAGCTGCGGCGGCTGGTGATCCTGGCCTCCCTGGTGGAGAAGGAGTCCGGCGACCTGAGCGAGCGCGCCCGCGTGGCCGGGGTCTTCATGAACCGCCTGCGCCTGGGCATGCGCCTGCAGTCCGACCCCACGGTAATCTATGGCCTGGGCCAGGACTATGACGGCGACCTGACCCGCGCGCACCTGGAGGACGGGGCCAACCCCTACAACACCTACCGCATCTCCGGCCTGCCGCCGGGCCCCATCTGCTCGCCGGGCCTGGTCTCGCTCCAGGCGGCGGCCAACCCGGAACAGCACAATTTCCTGTATTTCGTGGGCAAGGGCGACGGCACGCACTTCTTCAGCAGAAGCCTGGAGGAGCACAACGCGGCCGTGGCCAAGTACCAGCTGCGCCGCAACCGGGCCACCTACCGGAGCACACCGGCCAAAGACTAGAGGGCGGGCCCGGAGGCAGTGGAGGGGAAACGGGAAGAGGCTAAAAGCCGTGGCGCGCCTGGATCATCCCCAGGCTGCCGTCGGCGAACATGGAGGCGAGTCCGGCGTCGAACGCCCGAACCAGGGCCAAGGAGTCGGGCTTGACGATGGGGAAGCGGATATGCAGAGCCTTCTCCTCCAGCACGGGGAGCATGAACTCGATCCGTTCGGCATCAGCGCCCATGTATTTTTGGGCCAGAAAGAGCCCTACGTTGCGGTCGGCCAGAACAAGGTCGACGCGCCCGGCCGCCAGCTTGCGGAGGTTCTGCAGATCGCTCGTGACCGCCTCCTTGACCATGTCCGGCCGGGCGTCGAAGGCGGCCGTGTTCACGCGGCCGCGCACCACGCCGATGCGGTAGGGCTTCAGGTCGTCCAAGGTGCTCCAGAAGATATCCCTGCTTCTCAGCTTGAAAAAGCCCAGCGGGCCGCCTGGAAATGAAGCGGAAAGAAAGAAATCTCCATCGAAGTTCTGCCCGGCGTATTCGGGAAGATAGCCGTCGATCTCGCCTGTTCTGGCCATGGCCACCGCCCGCGCCCAGGGCATGAACTCGAAAATCACGGTGTAGCCTTGACGCCGGAAGGCCTCCCGCGCCACCTCGGCCACGTAGCCCTGATCCGGCAGGCTCCGGCCGATGTAGGGTTCCCAGTCCAGGGTGGCCAAGCGGACCTCGCCCGCCCAGGCCGGGAGCGCGGCGGACAGGAGAAGCGACAGGAGAACCAGGAGCCGTGGGATCATGGGCATGCCCCCTTGCGTCGGCGACCAGTTCGGAAAACGCGCACGTCCAGGCGGTCCTACGGGCCGTTCAAAAAAAACACCGCCCCGCTAGGACTTCACGATCCACCAGTCCGGCAGCTCGACCTTGAGCTTGAGGCCGTTGTCCACCGCGAACTCGATGACTGCGGCGATCACCCCGTCGTGCTCGGACTGGAACCCGTTGTAGTAGTCGTGCCCGCCCAGGACCCCGCCGCGCCGCAGCAGGGGCCAGTAGGCGCGGATGTCCTCCCGGACGAACGATTCCGCGTGGTTGCCGTCGATGTAGACGAAGTCCAGCTGTTCGCGGATCTCCACCGCCGCCTCGGAGGACAGCCGCCGCACCCAAACGATCTTGTCGGCGTGAGGCGCGAGGAGCGCCCGGGCCTTCTTCTCCGTCTCGTCCAGCGGGGTCTGGTCGATGCCGTAGTGGCTCCGGCCCTCGTCGTAGGTCTCGTAGATGGAATAGGGGTCGATGCAGTAGAGCCGGTCCGGCTCCAGGGTGCGGAGCAGGGACAGGGCGTGTTCGCCGCCGCAGACGCCGATTTCCGCGCCGACCAGGCCCTGCGCGCCCCGCAAGGGGGAAAGCCGCTCGAAGGGGCGCGGGAACACGCGGTGCTTCAGGTCCGACAGCACGTCGATGATCCGATTCTCGTCCAGCTCCCCTGTGAAGAACCGCATGGACGAAGGGCTGGAAAGGATGCCCCCTTGCGGCTTCGCGTCGTGTTTCATCTCGGCCTGCCCGTGTGTTGCTGGTGCGGAGAGCGGCCCCGTGCGCCGGGGCGCTTCTCCCGGAACCGCGCCTGACCATGATCATATCCTGTTTCGGGAATACCTTGAAGCATGGCCTTCGCGCAACCAGGGCCGGAGGGCGGGCTGCTGGTCCGCGCCCATGTCACGCAACCGCCCTTGATCCCTGCTCATTCCAGCGAAGCGCTTGACGTGGCGGGCCGCCTCTGTCATTATTGCGGCATATTTATATAAGATAATCAATAGATGGCGATTCGACCGGGAGGGCGTCATGGCGGACAGCGGGCAGCTGCATGTGGTCACCGGGGCCTTCGGATTCTCCGGCAAGTACATCACCCGCCGCCTGCTGGACCAGGGGCATCGGGTGGCGACCCTGACCGGCTCGCCGGACCGACCCAGCCCCTTCGGCGACCGGGTCCACGCCCTGCCCTACCGCTTCGACGATCCCCGAGCCATGGCCGAGTCCCTGTCCGGGGCGCGGGTGCTCTACAACACCTACTGGGTGCGCTTCAACCACCGGACCTTCAGCCACGCCGCGGCGCGGCGGAACACCCTGGCCCTGTTTAAGGCCGCGCGGCTGGCCGGGGTGGAGCGCGTGGTCCACGTAAGCATCACCAACCCGGCCGAGGACTCGCCCTTCGAGTATTTCCGCGACAAGGCCGTGCTGGAGCGCGCCCTGCGCGAGTCCGGGACGGCGTACTCCATCCTGCGCCCGGCCGTGCTCTTCGGCCCCGAGGACATCCTCATCAACAACATCGCCTGGGCCCTGCGGACCTTTCCGGTGTTCACGGTCTTCGGCCGGGGCGACTACCGGCTGCGGCCCATCCACGTGGACGACCTGGCCCGGCTGGCCGTGGATCAAGGGCAGGCCAGGGACAACGCCACCATCGACGCCGTGGGGCCGGAATCCTTCGGCTACGCCGAACTGGCCCGGACCCTGGGCGGGATCATCGGCCGGGCGCGGCCCATCGTGCCCGTGTCGCCGCGTCTGGGCTACGCCCTGGCCCGCCTGGTGGGCTGGGCCAAGCAAGACGAATTCGTGACCTGGGAAGAGGTCGGCGGCCTCATGGCCGGGCTCCTGGACACGGACTCCCCGGCCACGGGCGAAACCCGGCTCACGGACTGGGCCCGCGCCAACGCCGCCACCCTCGGCGCGCACTACGCCAGCGAATTGAGAAGAAGGAGAGATCGGAAGGCGGGATATGTGGAAGGGTGGAAAGCATAGACGAGAAACAGGCGCGACGCCCCGCACCTCACCCCACCATCAAACAATCCTTGCCCTCTTCCCAGCCCCGGCTGTTCAGGAACGCCGCGATGTCGTCGCGTGCGCCTCGGCTGCCCACGTAGGACAGGCAGAAGCACTCCCCGGCGGGCGGGAGTTGGTCGCGGTGGAGCACCGGCCTGCCGTTGACCACGCGGCCGATCTTGCGCGGGTCGATGTCCGCGTAGGCGGTGATGTTCACGCCATGCTCCAGGAGCAGGTCCGCGCGCTTGCGGGTGGTGCGGCCCGCGCCGAGCACGAGCACGTCCGGGTGGTGCGGGTTGTTCGCGGCCAGCCAGCGGGCCAGGAAGCCGGTCTTGAGCCGGTAGAAGGCGTCCACGGCGTAGCTCGGGTGGCTGCGCGAAAGCCGCTCCGGCGGATCGTTCCAGACCAGCAGCTCGGCCTCGGCCTTGGCCATGCGCACCCCGGCCTCCAGGAAGCGCAGGATCAGTTCATAGTCCTCGGGAAACAGGCCCGCGCGGTAGGGGCCCAGGCGCTCGGCCAGCTCGCGGCGGAAGACGATGGACGGATGGGCGAAGGGCGACTCCACGAAGCGGTTCACGTAGATGTCGCCGGGCGCGGTCAGGCCGTTGATCCAGTCCACGTAGTGGGCGTAGCCGCCCCGGGCCGCGCGGTCTCCGCCGAAGCGCACCCGGCAGCCCACGAGCCCCAGCTCCGGCCGCTCGTCCAGCAGCCGGGCCTGGATCTCCAGGCGCTCGGGCAGGCAGAGGTCGTCGGCGTCCATGCGGGCCAACAGGGGGGCCCGGACGGCGGCCAGGGCGGCGTTCAGCGCGGGCACGATGCCGCCGTGGGGCAGCGAGAGCGGCCGCACCCGGCCGTCGCGCGCGGCATAGTCCCGCAGCACGTCGGCCGTGCCGTCCGTGGAGCCGTCGTCCACGGCCAGGATTTCGATTTCGCCCAGGGTCTGGGCCAGGAGGCTGTCCAGGGCCGCCGGGAGCGTGGCCGCGCAGTTGAAGCACGGCAGGGCAACGGAGACCTTGGGGCCGGACACCTCAGCCGCCCCGCCGTTCCGCCACGGCCGCGCGCACCCGGCAGACGCCGCAAAGCTCCTGGGACGTGGGCGAGCCGCAGGAGGCGCAGGGCCGCAGCTCGAAGCCCTTCTCCCGGTCCCGGGCCGCGAAGGCGGGCCGCCCGCGCTCCAGGAAGCCCTCGTAGAACGAGACCTTGCTGCCCGGGCTCTTCCACTCCAGTTCGCCCCAGAGTTTCTTGTGGCCCGTGAAGCTCGCGCCCGGGCTGTAGGGGCAGGCGTCCTTGTGGTGCTCGATGCCGCGCAGGAAGGCGTAGGCCGCGGTTTCGAACTCCGAGAGCCTGTAGAGCGGCTTGACCTTGCGCGCGAAGCCGCCCTCGTCCGGCAGGCAGGGGCCCTGGTCCGAGAGGTAGGCCTCGTCCCAGCGCAGGGTGTTGGCGAACAGCCGGGCCACCTCGTCGTCCAGGTTGTGGCCCGTGGCCAGGGCCGTGTAGCCGCCCTCCAGGGCCATGCGGTTGAAATAGTGGCGCTTGATCTTGCCGCAGATGGAGCACACGGGCCGGTACACGGCCTCCTTGACCTCCGGGATGGCCAGGCCCTCGGCCGCCAGCTCGACCACCTTCAGATCCAGGCCGTTCATGGCGCAGAAGTCCTCCACCCGCTTGCGGGCCCGCTGGGAGGACACCGGGATGCCCAGGTCCACGTGCAGGCCCGTGGCGCTGTACCCCAGGTTGGCCAGTTCGAGCATGAGCGAGAGGGAGTCCTTGCCCCCGGAGAGCGCCACCAACACCCGGTCGGCGCGGGTGAACATGGCGTGGCGGCGAATGGCGTGGTCCACCTGGCGGCTGAAATAGAGCAGGAAGCAGTCCCGGCAGAAGGCCGTGTTGTGGCTCGGCAGGGCCACCTCGGCCTCGGCCTTGCAGCGTCGGCATTTCATGGGGTTTCCTTGGGGATTCTCAACCGGCGGACGTGACCACGCGCACGGTGATCGCGTCGCCCGGCTTGAGCTTCAGGTCCTGGGTCAGGAGGCGGCCGTCGCGGATGACCAGGGCCTCGGTGAAGCGCAGCCCCAGGCGGTTCAACAGTTGATGCACGGTGTTCAGGCGGTCGAAGGTCTTCACCTCGCCGCCCGGCTCCAGGCGCACGGTGATCATGGGTCTCCTCTTTTCCCGGAGGCGCCGGGTGGAAGAACATAGCCCGGCGGCCCGCGCGGTTCAAGTGTCCGGCGACGAGCCCGATTTTCAGGACATTTCCCGGGTTGACCCGGATACGAAAATGGGTATCTTCAAACTAGCGGGCATCCCCATTCCAAGGAGTGCGTCATGAGCAAGCCCAAGATTCTCGTCGTGGACGACGAAAAGCATATTCGGATGCTCTATCAGGAAGAGCTCCAGGTCGAGGGCTACGACGTGGCCGTGTCCGACGGCGAGGAACCCATCCTCGACGTGGTGGAGCGGGAAAAGCCCCTCATCGTGGTCCTGGACATCAAGCTCGGGGTCAACCGCTCCGGCCTGGACCTGCTGCAGGAAATCCGGGGCAAGCACCAGGACCTGCCCGTGATCCTGTCCACGGCCTACGACAGCTTCCAGCACGACCTGAAGTCCATCGCGGCCGACTTCTACGTGGTCAAGTCCGTGGACCTCACCGAGCTGAAGAACAAGGTCAAGCTGGCCCTGGCCAAGGCCGGGGCCTGACCGGGGCGGGCCGGGGGAGCCGCCTGGGGCGGACTCTTTCCCCTTGCCCAGCCCGGCGCTTCGTGCTAGCCGCTTTGCCCATGCCTGAGTTCCTCGCCGACAAGATCGTCACCGTCAGCATCCTCGCCGTCCCCCTGCTCCTGGCCCTGGTCTGCCACGAACTGGCCCACGGACTGGCGGCCTACGCCCTGGGCGATCCCACGGCCCGGCGGGCCGGACGCCTGACGCTCAACCCCCTGCGCCACCTGGACCCCCTGGGCACGGTGGTCTTCTTCATCGCCAACATCGGCTGGGCCAAGCCCGTGCCCGTGGACCCGCGCTTCTTCAAGAACCCGCTCAAGGGCATGCTCCTGGTGGCCCTTGCCGGACCCGGGGCCAACTTCCTCCTGGCCGTGCTCTTCGCCATGCTCTACCACGGGCTGCTGCCCCTGGCCGTGGCCCACCAGGCCGACCTGCTGGGCAAGCTCCTGGTCCCGCTGACGCTCATCTCCCAGGCCGGGGTCTTCGTGAACCTCGTGCTCGGGGCCTTCAACCTGCTGCCCGTGCCGCCCCTGGACGGCAGCAACATCCTGGCCGGAGTCCTGCCCCGCCGCGCGGCCTACCGCTACCTCTCCTTCGGCCGCTACGGGGTCTTCGTCATCCTGGCCGCGATCCTGCTGGGCGACCTCCTGGACATCAACCTGCTGGGCCGGTTCCTTCTGCCCGTGGTGGAGACCGGGGCCGGCCTCCTGCGGGTGCCCATGACCTTCTAACCCCACACCCCCATGACCACACCCAACAAGCGCATCGTCTCGGGCATGCGGCCCACCGGACCGCTCCATCTCGGCCACTACTTCGGCGTGCTCGTGAACTGGCTCAAGCTCCAGGAAGAGTACGACTGCTATTTCTTCGTGGCCGACTGGCACGCCATGACCAGCGAGTACGCCGATCCCCGACGCATCAAGGGCTTCGTGCCCGGCCTCGTGCTGGACTGGGTCGCCGCCGGACTGGACCCGGAGAAGTGCGTCATCTTCCAGCAGTCGCGGATCAAGGAGCACGCCGAGCTGCACCTCCTGCTGTCCATGATCACCCCCCTGTCCTGGCTGGAGCGCAACCCCACCTACAAGGAGGTGGCCCAGGAGCTGTCCGGCCAGAAGGACCTGGCCACCTACGGCTTCCTCGGCTACCCCGTGCTCATGGCCTCGGACATCCTCATGTACCGGCCCTTCGCCGTGCCCGTGGGCCAGGACCAGCTGCCGCACCTGGAGCTGACCCGGGAGATCGCCCGCCGCTTCAACCACCTCAACGGCGAGTTCTTCCCCGAGCCCAAGGACCTGCTCACCCCGGACGCCAAGCTCCCGGGCCTGGACGGCCGCAAGATGAGCAAGAGCTACGGCAACGGCATCTCCCTGGGCGAGCCCATGAGCGAGATCGCGCCCAAGGTGAAGACCATGTTCACGGACAAGAACCGGCTGCGCAAGAGCGATCCCGGCGATCCCGAGGTCTGCAACCTCTTCCCCTATCACAAGCTCATGACCGGGGCGGAGAAGTGCGCCGAGATCCGCGAGGGCTGCACGAAGGCGGCCTTCGGCTGCGTGGACTGCAAGAAGGTCCTGCTGGAGTCCATGGAGCGCTTCCTGGCCCCGATCCACGAGCGCCGCGCGGCCCTGGAAAAGGACCCCGAGCGGCTGCGCGCCATCCTCGACGACGGCAACGCCCGGGCCCGCGAGAGGGCCGTCGAGTCCATGCGCGAAATCCGCAACCTGCTCAATTTCCAGTTCGACTGACACCCATGGGACGAAGGAGCGACACATGACCCAGGCGAAGAAAGGCGACACCGTTCAGGTCCACTACACCGGGCGGCTGTCCGACGGCACCGTGTTCGACTCCTCCCTGGAGCGCGAGCCCCTGGAGTTCGAGGTGGGCGCGGGCATGGTCATCGAGGGCTTCGACACGGCCGTCGGCGGCATGGCCGTGGGCGAGACCAAGACCGTGGTCATCCCGCCGGAACAGGCCTACGGCGACTACCACAAGGAGCTGACCTTCGAGGTCCGCCGCGACCAGATTCCGCCGAGCATCACCCCCGAGCTCGGAATGATGCTCTCCATCCGCATGGAGGACGGCAGCGCGCCCCACGTACACATCGCGGCCCTGGACGAGGAGACCGTGACCCTGGACGGCAACCACCCCCTGGCCGGCAAGGAGCTGACCTTCGAGCTGGCCCTGGTGAAGATCGCCTGACTCCCGATCCGGCCCGGGGGCGCGGCTCCCGGGCCGGGCCGAGGCGCGCCATGATCCCCCGACGCACCGACTGCATCGCCCCCTTCCTGGTCATGGACATCCTGGAGGCCGCGCAACGCCTGGAGCGTTGCGGCCAAAGGGTGGTCCACCTGGAGATCGGCGAGCCCGACTTCGACACCCCGGAGTGCGTCAAGGAGGCGGCCGCCAAGGCCGCCCGCGACGGCCGAACCCACTACACCCACAGCCTGGGGCTCCTGGAGCTGCGCGAGGCGGTCTGCGCCCACTACGCCGGGCGCTACGGCGCGACTGTCCACCCCGACCGGGTGATCGTGACCCAGGGCACCTCCCCGGCCATGCTCCTGACCTTCGCCGCGCTCCTGGAGCACGACGACGAGGTCGTGGTCTCGGACCCCTGCTACGCCTGCTACCCGAACTTCATCCGCTTCGTGGAGGCCGAGACCGTGCGCGTGCCGGTCTTCGAGGACGACGCCTTCCAGTACCGACCGGAGAAGGTCCGCGAGGCGCTCACCGACCGCACGCGGGCCATCCTGGTGAACTCCCCGGCCAACCCCACGGGCACCCTGCTCTCGGCCGAGCGCATGCGGGCCGTGGCGGACATGGCCCGGGAGGCCGGGGCCGTGGTCGTCTCGGACGAGATATACCACGGGCTGGTCTACGAGGGCCGCGAACAGAGCATCCTGGAGTTCACGGACGAGGCCGTGGTGCTCAACGGATTTTCCAAGCTCTTCGCCATGACCGGCTGGCGGCTGGGCTACCTCATCGCCCCGGAGCGCTACGTGCGCCCCATCCAGCGCCTGTGCCAGAACTTCTTCATCTCGGCCTCCTCGGTGTCCCAGTGGGCGGGCGTGGCCGCGCTGCGCGACGCCTGGCCGGACGTGGAGCGGATGAAACGAATCTACGACGAGCGGCGTCGTCATATGGTGAAACGGCTGCGGGAGCTGGGCTTCGGCCTCGGCGCCGAGCCCACGGGCGCGTTCTACGTCCTGGCCAACGCCCAGCACCTGGCCGCCCGGTTCGGCGGCAGCTCGCTCAAGCTGGCCTTCGACATCCTGGAGCAGGCCCACGTGGGCGTGGCTCCGGGCATCGACTTCGGCCAGGGAGCCGAGGGCTACCTGCGCTTCTCCTATGCCAACTCCTTGGAAAACATTGAGGAAGGCATGGCCCGTATCGAGAAATATCTAGAGCGATTCTAGATCGTTACCAAGAAGAAATCTTGCCAGGGGCCGATTTCCGTTTTAAATGATTGTTTCACGGACGTGACGCTTCGGAAACGACGGCGTTGACCGGGATGGAATCATGAAACGAATCGCCTTGTTCCTCGGACTGATCCTGGCCGCGGCCTGGACCGCGACGGCCGCCGGGGCCGGAAACGAGATCGTGCGCGAGCTGACCAGCAACGGCACCCTGGGGCCGGACTACATTCCGAAAAAACAGGAATACCGCCTGGACCCCTTGAGCGACTTCCACTACTCCAGCGACCCGTTCCTGCGCGAAAAGAAGGACGTGAAGAAGAAGGATGAGAAGGACTCCCCGGTCCACTTCTCCTTCGGCACGGACGAACGCACCAACCCGGTCACCGGCGACCGGGTGGAGCGCGACAGGAGCGGCGACGGCAACCCTCTTGACGCCCTCGGCGGCAAGGTCCGCATGGACGTCAACGTGCTGGAGTTCTAGCCTTCCGGCTCCCCCTCCCGTGGGGCCAGATTGCGCGCCACGAGGCGCAACGCCTCCCGGCAGGCCTCCATCTGCTCCTCCGAAAGCCCGGCCGCGGCCCTCTCCAGGGTCTCCAGCGCCGCGGCCATGCAGCCGCGCCGGAGCTTCTTGCCCTCGATGGTCAGGTAGACCCGGCGCTTGCGGCGATCGCGCCCGTCCTGGGAGCGGACCACCAGGCTGCGGGCCTCCAGCCCGTCCACCAGACGGCTGATGCCGGTCTTCTCCTGCAGGAGTCCGTCGGAAATCTCCTGCTGGGTCAGGCCATCACGGCCCCAGAGCAGGGTCATGACCCGCCACTGCTCCACCGTCAGGCCCAGGCCGGCCTGCTCGAAGCGTCGGCCGAGGTCGTTGGCCAGGGCCCGCGAGGCGCGGTGCGCCAAGTAGCCCAGGGACTCCTCCAGGCGGAATGATTTCGCGTCCATGATTCCGTTGTATATGCAACGGTAAAGCCCGTCAAGCGCTCCGACGCCGACCCGGCCGCGCCGTGCCGATGCCTTGCCAACACGGCCTCGAGAGTCTAGAACTCGAAGCACAGCCCAAAGACGCGATCCGCCCGGGGAGGCCCTCATGGAACGATTCGCCGCCGACCTCCACATCCACTCCCGCTTCTCGCGGGCCACCAGCAAAGAGCTCACCATCCGCTCCCTGGCGGCCTGGGCGCGGGTCAAGGGACTCACCGTGCTGGGCACCGGCGACTTCACCCATCCCGGCTGGCTGGAGGAGATCGAGGAGACCCTCAAGGAGGACGGCAGCGGCCTCCTGGTCCTCAAGGATCCCGCCGGGGTGGACGCCCTGATCCCCGGCCTGAACGCCATGCCCCCGGGCCAGACCCGCTTCATGCTCCAGGCCGAGATCAGCTCCATCTACAAGAAGGCCGGAAAGGTCCGCAAAGTCCACAACCTCGTCTTCCTGCCCAGCCTCGACGCGGTGCGGGCCTTCAACGAGAAGCTCGGCCAGGTGGGCAACCTGAAGAGCGACGGCCGCCCCATCCTGGGCCTGGACAGCCGCAATCTCCTGGAAATGGTCCTCGCCACCAACCCGCTGGGCTTCGTGGTCCCCGCGCACATCTGGACCCCCTGGTTCGCGCTCTTCGGCTCCAAGTCCGGCTTCAACTCCATCGAGGCCTGCTTCGAGGACCTCTCGGGTGAAATCTTCGCCATGGAGACCGGACTCTCCTCGGACCCGGAGATGAACTGGCTCTGGAGCGCCCTGGACCGCATCCGGCTCATCTCCAACTCCGACGCCCACTCCGGCGAGAAGCTCGGCCGGGAGTGCAACCTCTTCCGGGGCGAGATTTCCTACGAGGGCATCTACCGGGCCCTGCGCGGCGAGGGCCTGGGCCAGAAGTTCCTGGGCACGGTGGAGTTCTTCCCCGAGGAGGGCAAGTACCACCTGGACGGCCACCGCGCCTGCAAGGTGGTCATGGAGCCCGAGGAGACGCGCTCGCGCAACGGCATCTGCCCGGTCTGCGGCAAGCCCGTGACCCTCGGCGTGCTCTCCCGGGTGCGCGAGCTGGCCGACCGCGAGGCCCCGCGCCAGCCCCAGAACGCCCCGGGCTTCACCTCGCTCATCCCGCTCAAGGAGTTGGTCGGGGAAATCCTGGACGCCGGTCCGGCCACCAAGAAGGTCAACGAATTCTATCTCCGGCTCATCCGCGACTTCGGCTCGGAGCTGAACGTGCTCATCAAGGCCGACGTGGAGGACCTCAAGGTCCACTCCCCGACCCTG
Proteins encoded in this window:
- a CDS encoding SDR family oxidoreductase translates to MADSGQLHVVTGAFGFSGKYITRRLLDQGHRVATLTGSPDRPSPFGDRVHALPYRFDDPRAMAESLSGARVLYNTYWVRFNHRTFSHAAARRNTLALFKAARLAGVERVVHVSITNPAEDSPFEYFRDKAVLERALRESGTAYSILRPAVLFGPEDILINNIAWALRTFPVFTVFGRGDYRLRPIHVDDLARLAVDQGQARDNATIDAVGPESFGYAELARTLGGIIGRARPIVPVSPRLGYALARLVGWAKQDEFVTWEEVGGLMAGLLDTDSPATGETRLTDWARANAATLGAHYASELRRRRDRKAGYVEGWKA
- a CDS encoding glycosyltransferase; translated protein: MSGPKVSVALPCFNCAATLPAALDSLLAQTLGEIEILAVDDGSTDGTADVLRDYAARDGRVRPLSLPHGGIVPALNAALAAVRAPLLARMDADDLCLPERLEIQARLLDERPELGLVGCRVRFGGDRAARGGYAHYVDWINGLTAPGDIYVNRFVESPFAHPSIVFRRELAERLGPYRAGLFPEDYELILRFLEAGVRMAKAEAELLVWNDPPERLSRSHPSYAVDAFYRLKTGFLARWLAANNPHHPDVLVLGAGRTTRKRADLLLEHGVNITAYADIDPRKIGRVVNGRPVLHRDQLPPAGECFCLSYVGSRGARDDIAAFLNSRGWEEGKDCLMVG
- a CDS encoding ABC transporter substrate-binding protein, with amino-acid sequence MIPRLLVLLSLLLSAALPAWAGEVRLATLDWEPYIGRSLPDQGYVAEVAREAFRRQGYTVIFEFMPWARAVAMARTGEIDGYLPEYAGQNFDGDFFLSASFPGGPLGFFKLRSRDIFWSTLDDLKPYRIGVVRGRVNTAAFDARPDMVKEAVTSDLQNLRKLAAGRVDLVLADRNVGLFLAQKYMGADAERIEFMLPVLEEKALHIRFPIVKPDSLALVRAFDAGLASMFADGSLGMIQARHGF
- a CDS encoding class I SAM-dependent methyltransferase — encoded protein: MRFFTGELDENRIIDVLSDLKHRVFPRPFERLSPLRGAQGLVGAEIGVCGGEHALSLLRTLEPDRLYCIDPYSIYETYDEGRSHYGIDQTPLDETEKKARALLAPHADKIVWVRRLSSEAAVEIREQLDFVYIDGNHAESFVREDIRAYWPLLRRGGVLGGHDYYNGFQSEHDGVIAAVIEFAVDNGLKLKVELPDWWIVKS
- the mltG gene encoding endolytic transglycosylase MltG; this encodes MAGPGRLTTPPRVLVPLCTALAGVFILAWALWFARSFMEPAAPLLPSGQEVVFRVNPGSPLRTVARDLAEQGLLRSARSFESLARDAGKAQSIRAGEYLLVSGWSAERILKELTGSPGILLRVQVREGLSWRETAEAVAEAGAASLEEFRKTAFDPELLAKNEIPSDSPEGYLFPETYLVSKVSGDNGRVLAEAMFKEFRKNARKVWPNGLPAPEELRRLVILASLVEKESGDLSERARVAGVFMNRLRLGMRLQSDPTVIYGLGQDYDGDLTRAHLEDGANPYNTYRISGLPPGPICSPGLVSLQAAANPEQHNFLYFVGKGDGTHFFSRSLEEHNAAVAKYQLRRNRATYRSTPAKD
- the ruvX gene encoding Holliday junction resolvase RuvX, which gives rise to MRVLAVDFGLKRVGLAVCDPQGILASPLPAILRAGRDQFFADLLAVIEAQGVQAVIVGLPLALDGSETLTTRQARNFAESLRRRLTIPLHLEDERLTSAAAEEELKEAGLCARKRKEHLDSQAAVQILRSWLDRAG
- a CDS encoding adenine nucleotide alpha hydrolase family protein; amino-acid sequence: MKCRRCKAEAEVALPSHNTAFCRDCFLLYFSRQVDHAIRRHAMFTRADRVLVALSGGKDSLSLMLELANLGYSATGLHVDLGIPVSSQRARKRVEDFCAMNGLDLKVVELAAEGLAIPEVKEAVYRPVCSICGKIKRHYFNRMALEGGYTALATGHNLDDEVARLFANTLRWDEAYLSDQGPCLPDEGGFARKVKPLYRLSEFETAAYAFLRGIEHHKDACPYSPGASFTGHKKLWGELEWKSPGSKVSFYEGFLERGRPAFAARDREKGFELRPCASCGSPTSQELCGVCRVRAAVAERRGG
- a CDS encoding site-2 protease family protein, with amino-acid sequence MPEFLADKIVTVSILAVPLLLALVCHELAHGLAAYALGDPTARRAGRLTLNPLRHLDPLGTVVFFIANIGWAKPVPVDPRFFKNPLKGMLLVALAGPGANFLLAVLFAMLYHGLLPLAVAHQADLLGKLLVPLTLISQAGVFVNLVLGAFNLLPVPPLDGSNILAGVLPRRAAYRYLSFGRYGVFVILAAILLGDLLDINLLGRFLLPVVETGAGLLRVPMTF
- a CDS encoding response regulator; the protein is MSKPKILVVDDEKHIRMLYQEELQVEGYDVAVSDGEEPILDVVEREKPLIVVLDIKLGVNRSGLDLLQEIRGKHQDLPVILSTAYDSFQHDLKSIAADFYVVKSVDLTELKNKVKLALAKAGA